One window of Nocardioides dongkuii genomic DNA carries:
- a CDS encoding GAF domain-containing protein: protein MAPTLVYRAPMRSRRDDVDHGAAVERALALGLCGVGGRLEGRPRDAADAVAMTDAAHGERVARRLERFQGLPDGTVVWTRTPDGRYARGTLTGPWRHAPDPAAYDLDLVHVRPCAWDEPVEEHRVPAAVVATYRRGGRNLQRVRGAEED, encoded by the coding sequence GTGGCTCCCACGCTGGTGTACCGGGCGCCGATGCGCTCGCGGCGCGACGACGTCGACCACGGGGCGGCCGTCGAGCGCGCGCTCGCGCTGGGTCTGTGCGGCGTCGGGGGCCGGCTCGAGGGGCGGCCTCGCGACGCGGCCGACGCGGTCGCGATGACCGACGCGGCGCACGGCGAGCGGGTGGCCCGCCGGCTGGAGCGGTTCCAGGGGCTGCCGGACGGCACCGTCGTCTGGACGCGGACGCCCGACGGGCGCTACGCCCGCGGGACGCTCACCGGGCCGTGGCGCCACGCCCCCGACCCCGCGGCGTACGACCTGGACCTGGTGCACGTGCGCCCGTGCGCCTGGGACGAGCCGGTCGAGGAGCACCGGGTGCCGGCGGCGGTGGTCGCGACGTACCGGCGGGGCGGGCGCAACCTGCAGCGGGTCCGCGGGGCCGAGGAGGACTGA
- a CDS encoding LuxR C-terminal-related transcriptional regulator has translation MTQQMARSEVRVLVVDDHALFAESLELALSVEGYDARRVRDDECGSSPTAALTAALRLRPRIVLLDLDLGHHGDGVRMVAPLVASGAQVVVVTGSDDPARWGECLRHGARTVIGKTRPLNEILAVVRRINQGLPVIDRAERDRLVRLWADQRRQREGRDDRLRSLTRREQEVLAHLMQGHCVRDIARTSVVSEATVRTQVKSILAKLEVSSQVAAVGMAHSVSWRAEVSVAV, from the coding sequence ATGACCCAGCAGATGGCACGCAGCGAGGTCCGCGTGCTGGTCGTCGACGACCACGCGCTGTTCGCGGAGTCCCTCGAGCTCGCGCTCTCGGTGGAGGGGTACGACGCGCGCCGGGTGCGCGACGACGAGTGCGGGTCCTCGCCGACGGCCGCGCTCACCGCGGCCCTCCGGCTGCGGCCGCGCATCGTGCTGCTCGACCTCGACCTCGGCCACCACGGCGACGGCGTCCGGATGGTCGCGCCGCTCGTGGCGTCCGGCGCCCAGGTCGTGGTGGTCACCGGCAGCGACGACCCCGCGCGGTGGGGGGAGTGTCTCCGGCACGGTGCCCGCACGGTGATCGGGAAGACCCGGCCGCTCAACGAGATCCTGGCGGTGGTGCGTCGGATCAACCAGGGCCTGCCGGTGATCGACCGCGCCGAGCGCGACCGGCTGGTGCGCCTCTGGGCCGACCAGCGGCGGCAGCGCGAGGGCCGCGACGACCGGCTCCGATCGCTGACCCGGCGCGAGCAGGAGGTGCTGGCCCACCTCATGCAGGGCCACTGCGTGCGCGACATCGCGCGGACCAGCGTCGTGTCCGAGGCGACCGTCCGCACCCAGGTCAAGTCGATCCTCGCCAAGCTGGAGGTCTCCTCCCAGGTGGCGGCGGTCGGGATGGCGCACTCGGTCAGCTGGCGCGCCGAGGTCTCGGTCGCCGTCTGA
- a CDS encoding type 1 glutamine amidotransferase domain-containing protein, with protein sequence MNNQAMSGKTVAFLVATEGIEQVELTDPWRAVQEAGGTPVLLSTEPGEVQAFDHLDKADTFPVDAVVDDVSPDQYDALVLPGGVANPDALRTHEPAVAFVRDFMGSGKPVAAICHAIWTLIEADAVSGRELTSWPSLRTDVRNAGGTWVDREVVVDGNLVTSRNPDDLPAFNRELAALVATHA encoded by the coding sequence GTGAACAACCAGGCCATGTCCGGCAAGACCGTCGCCTTCCTGGTCGCCACCGAGGGCATCGAGCAGGTCGAGCTCACCGACCCGTGGCGGGCGGTGCAGGAGGCCGGCGGCACCCCGGTGCTGCTCAGCACTGAGCCCGGCGAGGTGCAGGCGTTCGACCACCTCGACAAGGCCGACACGTTCCCGGTCGACGCGGTGGTGGACGACGTCTCCCCCGACCAGTACGACGCGCTCGTGCTGCCCGGCGGGGTGGCCAACCCCGACGCGCTGCGCACCCACGAGCCGGCCGTCGCCTTCGTCCGCGACTTCATGGGCTCCGGGAAGCCCGTGGCGGCCATCTGCCACGCGATCTGGACCCTGATCGAGGCCGACGCGGTCTCCGGACGCGAGCTCACGTCCTGGCCGAGCCTCCGGACCGACGTCCGCAACGCCGGCGGCACCTGGGTCGACCGGGAGGTCGTCGTCGACGGCAACCTGGTCACCAGCCGCAACCCCGACGACCTGCCCGCCTTCAACCGCGAGCTCGCCGCCCTCGTGGCCACCCACGCCTGA
- a CDS encoding LysR family substrate-binding domain-containing protein: MSREPFRVGFVTGATPDKWASTWRARSRVPLDLVPVEEDAQEAGLRDGTLDMCLVRLPVDRDGLHLIPLYDEVQVVVAGREHLVSAAEEVETADLVDEQLVLPHPSGWTPDADQLDWPPMTVRDAVEVVASGTGIVVLPMSVARLHHRKDVVTRPVTDLAPTKIGLAWLVDNDDPRIQDFIGIVRGRTERSSRG, encoded by the coding sequence GTGAGCCGAGAGCCGTTCCGCGTCGGGTTCGTGACCGGCGCGACGCCCGACAAGTGGGCCTCGACCTGGCGCGCCCGCAGCCGGGTGCCGCTCGACCTGGTGCCGGTCGAGGAGGACGCCCAGGAGGCGGGGCTCCGCGACGGCACGCTGGACATGTGCCTGGTCCGGCTGCCCGTCGACCGCGACGGCCTGCACCTGATCCCGCTGTACGACGAGGTCCAGGTCGTCGTCGCCGGACGCGAGCACCTCGTCAGTGCCGCCGAGGAGGTCGAGACCGCCGACCTCGTCGACGAGCAGCTGGTCCTCCCCCACCCCTCGGGCTGGACGCCGGACGCCGACCAGCTGGACTGGCCGCCGATGACCGTGCGCGACGCCGTCGAGGTGGTCGCCTCGGGCACCGGGATCGTGGTGCTCCCGATGTCGGTCGCGCGGCTGCACCACCGCAAGGACGTCGTGACCCGGCCGGTGACCGACCTGGCGCCCACGAAGATCGGGCTCGCCTGGTTGGTCGACAACGACGACCCGCGCATCCAGGACTTCATCGGGATCGTGCGCGGACGCACCGAGCGGAGCTCGCGCGGCTGA
- a CDS encoding polyphosphate polymerase domain-containing protein, translated as MTPEATVAEATSRLRRLTLEDVLAAAELQTRVDRKYLVPLSLLTDLVNRMQDELCVLQIGDLRLFRYESVYFDTPDLAAYRQHAHGRRRRVKVRTRAYLDSGECLLEFKSVGAHGETVKERFPYSFDARHELDAGARALADARVGHSISTPVLREVLTTVYHRSTLVAPELGFRLTCDVNLGFHDGAGRRFGPVGDLVVVESKTAGTESPVDRMLRRLGVRPLSLSKYCLGMALLDPRLPANRWNRQLRTHFGWEPEH; from the coding sequence GTGACCCCCGAGGCCACGGTGGCCGAGGCCACCTCGCGACTTCGACGCCTCACCCTCGAGGACGTGCTGGCCGCCGCCGAGCTGCAGACCCGGGTGGACCGGAAGTACCTCGTCCCGCTGAGCCTGCTGACCGACCTCGTGAACCGGATGCAGGACGAGCTGTGCGTGCTGCAGATCGGCGACCTCCGGCTCTTCCGCTACGAGTCGGTGTACTTCGACACCCCCGACCTGGCGGCGTACCGCCAGCACGCCCACGGGCGCCGGCGGCGGGTCAAGGTCCGCACCCGTGCCTACCTGGACTCCGGCGAGTGCCTGCTGGAGTTCAAGAGCGTCGGCGCCCACGGCGAGACGGTCAAGGAGCGCTTCCCGTACTCCTTCGACGCCCGCCACGAGCTCGACGCCGGCGCCCGCGCGCTCGCGGACGCGAGGGTCGGTCACAGCATCTCGACGCCGGTGCTGCGCGAGGTCCTCACGACCGTCTACCACCGGTCCACCCTCGTGGCGCCCGAGCTCGGCTTCCGGCTGACCTGCGACGTGAACCTGGGCTTCCACGACGGCGCCGGGCGGCGGTTCGGACCCGTCGGCGACCTGGTGGTCGTGGAGTCCAAGACGGCCGGGACGGAGTCGCCGGTCGACCGGATGCTCCGGCGGCTGGGGGTCCGCCCCCTCTCGCTGAGCAAGTACTGCCTCGGCATGGCGCTGCTGGACCCCCGGCTGCCGGCGAACCGGTGGAACCGTCAGCTCCGGACCCACTTCGGGTGGGAGCCCGAGCACTGA